The Terriglobales bacterium genomic interval TGAACAGCAGGCTCGTGGACGGCATCATCTTCTTCGATTCCGGCGACATCTCTCACGCCGAGGCCGGCGACATGATCGGCGACGACGCGGTGGTGCAGATCGTGAAATGCTGTAACGGCGAGGAGATTGGCGTGTACAAGTTCGTCCCCGGGGCCGCCGCCACCACCCGCACCGTCCTGCGCGGGGCCACCGAGCTCATGCTGGAAGCGCTGCGCGAGGTGGACGAAGACGCCAAGACCACCGAAGGAGGCGCATGATGGCCGACCTGGCGCCCGCCGCGGCCCCCACGGTGTATTTCATCGATGACTCGGCCACCATGCGCGAGGTCATCAAAATCGCTTTCCGCCGCGAGAACATCCACGTCGTCGCCTGCCACGACGCCGCCTCCGCCTTCCAGCAGATCGAGCAGGTCAAGCCCGACGTGGTCATCAGCGACGTCATCATGCCCGACAAGGACGGCTACGAGGTCTGCCAGTACATCAAGCAGCACCCGGCGCTCGGCAAGACTCCGGTGATCCTGATGTCGGGTGTGGTGAACCGCGCGGTGGCGGAGAAGGCGTTTGCGGTCAAGGCCGACGAGCTTATCCGCAAGCCGTTCCAGCCCCAGGACCTGATCACCCGCGTGCGCCACCTGCTGCGGCCCGGCGCCGCGGCGCCGCCGCCTCCGCCGGCTGCGGCTGCCGCTTCCGTGGCCGCGCTCAGCAGCATCTTCGCCGCGACCAACGCGCCCGCCGGGCGCCCGCGCACCGCCGCTCCGCCGGCGATGTCGCGGCCCCCAGTGGTTCCCGACCAGCCCGCGCCGCCTTCGAACATCACCCCCTTTCCGGCGCCGCCGCCCGCTGCGCCGGCTGCGGCACCGCCTGTGCCTCAGCCTCCGCCGCGTCCGAGCGCCGGCATGGACATGGCCAAGATGAAGCTGGAGGTGTTGCGCCTGGAGGGATTGGTCAAGAAGCTCCAGGCCGAGCTGGAGGCCGAGCGCGAATACAGCCGCGCGCTGGAAGCGCACATCAAAACATTACAGGAGTCCGAATAGTCTGCGAACGAGGTTAGCGCCGCCGGCAATTTTGGACGGCGCAAGAAAGCGTCCCGAGTGGTTTCGCGGGACGCTTTTCTGTTGAAAGTGGCCAGTGGTCAGTGGTCGGTGGTCAGAAGCTCGAGCTGACCACTGGCCACTGCCCACTGCCCACTTGCTCAAGCGAAGAGGAATTCCTTCGTCCGCAGGTCCTTGATCGTGTCCCTGAGTTTCGCCGCCCGCTCGAATTCGAATTTCTTCGCCGCCTCGCGCATCTCGGTCTCGAGCTTGGCGATGTAGGCATCCACCTCGTCCTGCGACCTGAACTCTGGCACACCCTCGGCGGCCTCGGTCACGTCCACGTAATCGGCTTCGACGATCTGCGCCAGCGACATCTCCACCGGCCGCACGATCGACTCCGGCGTGATCCCGTGCTCGTCGTTGTAGGCCTGCTGGATGGCGCGCCGCCGGTTGGTCTCGTCTATCGCCTTCTGCATGGAGTCGGTCATCCGGTCGGCGTACATGATCGCCCGCCCGTTCAGGTTGCGCGCGCAGCGTCCCATGGTCTGGATGAGCGAGCCGCTGGAGCGCAGGAATCCTTCCTTGTCCGCGTCCAGGATCGCGACCAGCGACACCTCCGGCAGGTCCAGCCCTTCGCGCAGCAGGTTGATGCCGATGAGCACGTCGAACTCGCCCTTACGCAGGTCGCGCAGGATCTTGATGCGCTCCAGGGTCTCGATCTCCGAGTGCATGTAGCGGCAGCGCACCCCGACCTCGCTGTAGTACTCCGCCAGGTCCTCGGCCATGCGCTTGGTCAGCGTGGTCACCAGCACGCGTTCGCGCTTCTCGGCCCGCTGCCGGATCTCGTGCAACAGGTCGTCGATCTGCCCCTTCACCGCCCTGACTTCGACCTCCGGATCGATCAGCCCCGTGGGCCGGATGATCTGCTCCACCACGACCCCGGCGGCCTTCGTCAGCTCGTACGGTCCGGGCGTCGCCGAGACGTAGATTGCCTGGTTGACGCGGTGCTCGAACTCGTCGAAGGTCAGCGGGCGGTTGTCGAGCGCGGACGGCAGCCGGAAGCCGTACTCCACCAGCGTCTCCTTGCGCGAGCGGTCGCCGTGGTACATCCCGTGGAGCTGCGGGACGGTCTGGTGCGATTCGTCGATGAACAGCAGGTAATCCCGCGGCACGTAATCGAGCAGCGTCGGTGGCGCCTCGCCCGGCAGCCGTCCCGAGAAATGCCGGCTGTAGTTCTCGACTCCGTGGCAGTAGCCGACCGATTTGATCATCTCCAGGTCGAACATGGTGCGCTGGTGCACCCGCTGCGATTCCACCAGCCGCCCGTTCTTCTGCAGCTCCTCCTCCCACCACTTCAGCTCTTCCTTGATGGATTCGATCGCCTTGTTCTTGGTCTGCGCCGACATGACGTAATGGGTCTTGGGATAGATGGGCAGGCGCACGTATTTCTGCTTGACCGTCCCGAACAGGGGATCAATCTGGCTGAGCTGCTCCACCGAGTCGCCCCACAGCTCGATGCGGTAGGCGTTGTCATCGTAGGTGGGGAAGACCTCGATGATGTCGCCGCGCACCCGGAAAGTGCCTCGCCTGAAGTCGGTGTCCGAGCGCTCGTACAGGATCTCGACCAGGCGGCGGGTGATGTCCTCGCGCTTGATCTTCTGCCCCTTCTCCAGGAACATCATCATCCCGTAGTACGCGTCGGGTGAGCCCAGGCCGTAGATGCAGCTCACCGAAGCCACGATGACGCAGTCGCGCCGCTCGAACAGCGACTTGGTCGCCGACAGCCGCAGCTTGTCCAGCTCGTCGTTGATGGTCGCTTCTTTCTCGATGTACACGTCGCCCGAGGGGATATACGCCTCCGGCTGGTAATAGTCGTAATACGAGACAAAGTATTCGACCGCGTTGTGGGGGAAGAAGCCTTTGAACTCGTGGTACAGCTGCGCGGCCAGGGTCTTGTTGTGGGCCAGCACCAGCGTCGGCCGGTTAGCGTTCTCGATGAGCTTGGCCATGGTGAAAGTCTTGCCCGAGCCGGTCACGCCCAACAGTACCTGGTGCTTTTCGGCCTCGGCCACACCCCGGGTGAGCTGCTCGATGGCGCGCCCCTGGTCGCCCCGCGGCTTATAGTCGCTGACTAGTGTGAAATCCATGAAAAAGGTCGTCGGTCTCTGGTCGTCGGTCGTTGGCCACCCAGGCCTGCGTGTCAGGCGACGGCTTCAGCCGTCGCGCAGCGGCTCCCTTGCTTTGCGGCTTTTAGCCGCTGGGGAGAGCGCTCTCAGGCGCAAATTTCGGCGGGTGGGCATCTCTCTATTATACCGAGCAAGTAGAGATCCTTCGGGGCAGGAGGCCCCTCAGGATGACGCCGGCGGGCTCAGACGCCCGCCAAACGGCGTCACTTCCACCGGTGCCCGACCAGCTCCGCGTCATACAGCCGCTGGTCTACGGTGTGCAGCGACTTCAACTGCCTGGGCGTGAGAAGGGACTTGTGGGGAATGTCGCAGAGATAGTTGGGAATGAACCAGACATCCTTTTCGGTGGTCATCCAATTGAGGTGGTCGAATCGCTTCAGGTTCACCGGATTGGAATAGCGCCGCAGCGACCTCTGTTTGGCCAGGTTGAAATAGAGGTTGAAGTAGCTCATCGCCAGCTCGCGCAGCGTCCGATAGACCGGCTCGCGGTAGCGGCAGCCGGCGAAGTTCGAAGCCGCCACTGCCCCCCAGCACCCGTTCTGGCGGAAGATGGCCAGCACGTGGTCGGTATCGCGCTCGGCCTCCAGGTCCCACAGCAGCGGCGGATAGCCGAGCACCCGCAGCGCGGCAGCGCCGAAGATGGCGCCCTCCAGGCAGTGCACGGTCCGCGTCCGCAGCACTTTGCGCGGTGACCAGCAGGTCGGCGCCAGGTGGTAGGGCAGGCTGTTCAGGAAGTTCTGCACGCCGTTGGGGTCCTTCATGGCGCGGATGGTGCGCAGCTCCGCGGGCGTGAACCCAAAAGTTTGGCTAGTCTTCTTAGGCATTTGTTAGAGACGAAATCCGATTTAACCACAGAGACACTGAGACACGACGAAGAAACAATTCAAAACCTCTGTGTCTGTGTCTGTGGTTAGGTTTTGAAAATGTCGGGCAATTCCGAGGGGCTGTCGATCAGCACATCGGGCGGGGTCAGCTTCAGGCGCGCCGGCATGAAGCCGTAGTTCACCCCCACCGTCCATATCCCTGCGTTCTGCCCGGTCAGGACATCGATGTCGGAATCGCCGATGATCACCGCCTGCTCCGGCCGCACCCCGGTCTCGGAGCACAGCGCCAGCGCGCCCTGCGGGTCGGGTTTCTTGGTAGGGAAGCTGTTGCCGCCGTAGACCTGCACGAAGAACGGGCTGATCCCCAGCGCCTCGCAGATGCCCCGCGAGGGATTCACCGGCTTGTTCGACAGCACTGCCATTTTCCGCCCGCCACCATCCCGCAGCGCCTCCAGCGCCTGCTGCACGCCCTCGTACAAGGTGGTGTTGTCCAGCTTGTGCTGGCGGTAGTAGAGGATGAAATACTCCAGCGCCTCGCGCATCAGGTCACCGCTGTCGGGGTCGCCGAGAGCGCGGCGGATCAGCATGGGAGCGCCGTCCCCGACGTAACTCTCGACCACCTCCATGGGCAGCTCCACCCGCCCGAACTTGCGCAGCATGGCGTTGACCGCGTTGGTCAGGTCCACGCGCGAATCCACCAGCGTGCCGTCCAGATCGAAGATCAGCAGCTTGATCGTCTCAGCAGGAATCTTGCGGCGTACTCGGATCATCTTCGGTAGAGACGCCCGTCAGGGCGTCTCTAACCTCAGTATATCCGGCGAGCGTCCGACCATTTACAATGTCCCCAACGCACTGCCCCCGCTGCATCTAAGACATCTGAGGACTGAATGGCAACCAAGGCAGACGCCAAACCGCCGGTCGAGGCGGCCGCAGTCGAAAAAGCAGAGAAGAAGCCGAGGACCTACGAGGGCCTGACCCTCGAGCAGCTCATCCAGATGTACCGGGTCATGT includes:
- a CDS encoding response regulator, whose amino-acid sequence is MMADLAPAAAPTVYFIDDSATMREVIKIAFRRENIHVVACHDAASAFQQIEQVKPDVVISDVIMPDKDGYEVCQYIKQHPALGKTPVILMSGVVNRAVAEKAFAVKADELIRKPFQPQDLITRVRHLLRPGAAAPPPPPAAAAASVAALSSIFAATNAPAGRPRTAAPPAMSRPPVVPDQPAPPSNITPFPAPPPAAPAAAPPVPQPPPRPSAGMDMAKMKLEVLRLEGLVKKLQAELEAEREYSRALEAHIKTLQESE
- the uvrB gene encoding excinuclease ABC subunit UvrB, with amino-acid sequence MDFTLVSDYKPRGDQGRAIEQLTRGVAEAEKHQVLLGVTGSGKTFTMAKLIENANRPTLVLAHNKTLAAQLYHEFKGFFPHNAVEYFVSYYDYYQPEAYIPSGDVYIEKEATINDELDKLRLSATKSLFERRDCVIVASVSCIYGLGSPDAYYGMMMFLEKGQKIKREDITRRLVEILYERSDTDFRRGTFRVRGDIIEVFPTYDDNAYRIELWGDSVEQLSQIDPLFGTVKQKYVRLPIYPKTHYVMSAQTKNKAIESIKEELKWWEEELQKNGRLVESQRVHQRTMFDLEMIKSVGYCHGVENYSRHFSGRLPGEAPPTLLDYVPRDYLLFIDESHQTVPQLHGMYHGDRSRKETLVEYGFRLPSALDNRPLTFDEFEHRVNQAIYVSATPGPYELTKAAGVVVEQIIRPTGLIDPEVEVRAVKGQIDDLLHEIRQRAEKRERVLVTTLTKRMAEDLAEYYSEVGVRCRYMHSEIETLERIKILRDLRKGEFDVLIGINLLREGLDLPEVSLVAILDADKEGFLRSSGSLIQTMGRCARNLNGRAIMYADRMTDSMQKAIDETNRRRAIQQAYNDEHGITPESIVRPVEMSLAQIVEADYVDVTEAAEGVPEFRSQDEVDAYIAKLETEMREAAKKFEFERAAKLRDTIKDLRTKEFLFA
- a CDS encoding HAD-IA family hydrolase, with product MIRVRRKIPAETIKLLIFDLDGTLVDSRVDLTNAVNAMLRKFGRVELPMEVVESYVGDGAPMLIRRALGDPDSGDLMREALEYFILYYRQHKLDNTTLYEGVQQALEALRDGGGRKMAVLSNKPVNPSRGICEALGISPFFVQVYGGNSFPTKKPDPQGALALCSETGVRPEQAVIIGDSDIDVLTGQNAGIWTVGVNYGFMPARLKLTPPDVLIDSPSELPDIFKT